In Mycobacterium sp. JS623, one genomic interval encodes:
- a CDS encoding DEAD/DEAH box helicase, translating to MSTTAASLLDDPGDLSELRAKGGDADELFASFAAWAEAQGTVLYPAQEEALIELVSGANVVLATPTGSGKSLVATGALYAALAAKRQSYYTAPIKALVSEKFFALCDVFGAANVGMLTGDASVNAGAPIIACTAEVLANIALREGADADIGLVVMDEFHFYGDPDRGWAWQVPLLELPKAQFLLMSATLGDVTFLREDVTRRTGRTTALVANAERPVPLHHYYATTPMHETIGDLLDTRQAPIYVVHFTQASALERAQALMSVNVCTKDEKAAIADMIGGFRFSTAFGTTLSRLVRHGIGVHHAGMLPKYRRLVEQLAQAGLLKVICGTDTLGVGINVPIRTVVFSALSKYDGVRTRLLNAREFHQIAGRAGRAGYDTAGTVVVQAPDHEVENLKQFAKVADEPKKRRKLVRRKVPEGMVPWSESTMTRLIEAAPEPLTSNMRVSTAMILDVVDRPGDPFAAMRRLLTENHEPRKRQLHHVREAVGIARSLLQAGVIERVDAAGDQPDGRRYRLTVDLPPDFALNQPLSTFALAAVDVLDPASETFALDVVSVIEATLEDPRQILAAQLKKARGEAIAQMKAEGIEYDERMELLDDVTYPKPLDELLSHAFEVYLQSNPWAADGQLSPKSVVREMWERAFTFREFVSVYGLTRSEGSVLRYLSDAFKALRSGVPAAARTEEVTDIVEWLGELVRQVDSSLLDEWEQLTSPDRPLDMPVAVPARPRPLTGNERAFTAMVRNALFRRVELFARRRGDDLGELDSASGWTSERWEEVIDAYFGEHDDVGIGADARGPAMLIIDRQPDVWRVRQILDDPAGDHDWGFDAEVDLEASDEEGAAVIRVVDAGRLD from the coding sequence ATGTCCACCACAGCTGCTTCCCTTCTCGACGATCCGGGCGACTTGTCCGAGCTGCGCGCGAAGGGCGGCGACGCCGACGAGCTGTTTGCCTCCTTCGCCGCGTGGGCCGAGGCGCAGGGCACCGTGCTCTACCCGGCGCAGGAGGAAGCGCTCATCGAATTGGTCAGCGGCGCGAACGTCGTCCTGGCAACACCGACCGGCTCAGGTAAGTCGCTGGTGGCCACCGGCGCGCTGTACGCGGCGCTGGCAGCAAAACGGCAAAGCTACTACACGGCGCCGATCAAGGCGTTGGTCAGCGAGAAGTTCTTCGCTCTTTGCGACGTGTTCGGGGCAGCGAACGTTGGCATGCTCACCGGCGACGCCTCTGTCAACGCGGGGGCGCCGATCATCGCCTGCACGGCAGAGGTACTGGCGAACATCGCATTGCGCGAGGGCGCGGACGCCGATATCGGCTTGGTTGTCATGGATGAATTCCATTTCTACGGCGACCCCGACCGCGGCTGGGCGTGGCAGGTACCGCTGCTTGAACTGCCGAAGGCGCAATTCCTGCTGATGTCTGCGACGCTCGGCGACGTCACGTTCCTCCGCGAGGACGTGACCCGTCGTACGGGCCGGACGACGGCGCTGGTGGCCAACGCCGAGCGCCCGGTTCCGCTCCACCACTACTACGCGACAACGCCGATGCACGAGACAATCGGCGACCTGCTCGACACCAGACAGGCGCCGATCTACGTCGTCCACTTCACTCAAGCCTCGGCACTGGAGCGGGCGCAGGCGCTGATGAGCGTCAACGTATGCACCAAGGACGAGAAGGCCGCGATCGCCGACATGATCGGCGGGTTCCGCTTTTCTACGGCGTTCGGCACGACGCTGTCGCGGCTGGTTCGACATGGGATCGGCGTTCACCACGCCGGGATGCTGCCCAAGTACCGGCGGCTGGTGGAACAGCTCGCCCAGGCGGGCCTACTCAAGGTCATCTGTGGCACTGACACCCTCGGCGTCGGCATCAACGTGCCGATCCGGACGGTCGTCTTCTCGGCTCTGTCGAAGTACGACGGTGTCCGTACCCGACTGCTCAACGCCCGCGAGTTCCACCAGATCGCCGGGCGGGCGGGGCGGGCAGGCTACGACACCGCAGGCACTGTCGTCGTCCAGGCGCCAGATCACGAGGTGGAAAACCTCAAGCAATTCGCCAAGGTCGCCGACGAGCCGAAGAAGCGTCGAAAACTGGTGCGGCGCAAGGTGCCCGAGGGCATGGTGCCATGGAGCGAGTCAACGATGACGCGCCTGATTGAGGCCGCCCCCGAACCGCTGACGAGCAACATGCGGGTGTCGACGGCGATGATCCTCGATGTCGTCGATCGTCCCGGTGACCCGTTCGCCGCGATGCGCAGGCTGCTCACCGAGAATCACGAGCCGCGCAAGCGGCAACTGCACCACGTACGCGAGGCGGTCGGCATCGCTCGCTCGCTACTGCAGGCGGGCGTCATTGAAAGGGTCGATGCGGCCGGTGACCAACCCGACGGACGGCGCTACCGACTGACCGTCGACCTGCCCCCCGACTTCGCCCTCAACCAACCGCTGTCGACGTTCGCTTTGGCCGCCGTCGACGTGCTCGACCCGGCGTCGGAAACCTTTGCGCTGGACGTCGTCTCGGTCATCGAGGCGACCCTGGAGGATCCTCGTCAGATCTTGGCGGCGCAGCTGAAGAAGGCCAGGGGCGAGGCGATCGCCCAGATGAAGGCCGAGGGCATCGAGTACGACGAGCGAATGGAGTTGCTGGACGACGTCACCTATCCCAAGCCGCTCGACGAGCTGCTGAGCCACGCCTTCGAGGTATACCTGCAGAGCAACCCGTGGGCCGCCGACGGGCAGCTGTCGCCGAAGTCCGTTGTTCGCGAGATGTGGGAGCGCGCGTTCACCTTCCGGGAGTTCGTCAGCGTCTACGGGCTGACCCGCTCAGAGGGCTCAGTCCTGCGCTACCTTTCCGATGCCTTCAAGGCGCTGCGGTCCGGTGTGCCCGCCGCCGCGCGCACCGAGGAAGTCACCGACATCGTCGAGTGGCTCGGCGAGCTTGTCCGCCAAGTCGATTCCAGCCTGCTCGACGAGTGGGAGCAGCTCACGAGTCCGGATCGGCCACTCGACATGCCCGTCGCAGTCCCAGCGCGTCCGCGTCCGCTGACGGGCAACGAGCGGGCGTTCACCGCGATGGTCCGCAACGCGCTGTTCCGGCGGGTCGAGCTGTTCGCGCGGCGCCGCGGGGACGATCTCGGCGAATTGGATTCCGCCTCCGGCTGGACGTCCGAGCGCTGGGAGGAGGTCATCGATGCGTACTTCGGCGAGCACGACGACGTTGGAATCGGCGCCGACGCGAGGGGACCGGCAATGCTGATCATCGACCGGCAGCCCGACGTGTGGCGAGTGCGGCAGATCCTCGATGATCCTGCAGGCGACCATGATTGGGGCTTCGACGCGGAAGTGGATCTGGAGGCGTCCGATGAAGAGGGCGCGGCAGTGATTCGCGTGGTCGACGCCGGACGCCTGGACTGA
- a CDS encoding sigma-70 family RNA polymerase sigma factor, with product MTDDSEQAALLRAVHDEHSQPLLRYVLRLTRGDMPFAEDVVQESLLRLWRKPEVLGQPTENVRKWLYTVARNLVIDDRRSARYTRELQSEYMPEQPTPDAIGPAFDKWILSDALTSLSPEHRTAIVRAYYLGQTVADIAQQEGIPEGTVKSRLHYALRALRIALQERGVVR from the coding sequence GTGACGGACGATTCCGAGCAGGCGGCGCTGCTGCGGGCTGTGCACGACGAGCACAGCCAACCGCTGCTGCGCTATGTGTTGAGACTGACCAGGGGTGACATGCCGTTCGCCGAAGACGTGGTGCAGGAGTCGCTGCTGCGGCTCTGGCGCAAGCCGGAGGTGCTGGGGCAGCCAACTGAGAACGTCCGCAAGTGGCTGTACACCGTTGCCCGCAATCTGGTGATCGACGACCGGCGCAGCGCGCGCTACACCCGCGAACTGCAGAGTGAGTACATGCCCGAGCAGCCGACGCCCGATGCGATCGGCCCGGCGTTCGACAAGTGGATCCTGTCCGACGCTCTGACATCGCTGTCGCCAGAGCATCGCACCGCGATCGTGCGGGCCTACTATCTCGGCCAAACAGTGGCCGATATCGCGCAGCAAGAGGGGATTCCGGAGGGCACGGTGAAGTCGCGGCTTCACTACGCGCTTCGTGCCTTGCGAATTGCCTTGCAGGAGAGGGGGGTTGTCCGATGA
- a CDS encoding type II toxin-antitoxin system VapB family antitoxin — protein sequence MIFKGVREGKPYPDHGLSQRQWAQIPPRQLRLDELVTTTTVLALDRLLSEDSTFYGDLFPHAVRWKGIVYLEDGLHRAVRAALRNRTVLHARVFDMDMPLAQQT from the coding sequence ATGATCTTCAAAGGCGTCCGCGAGGGCAAGCCCTACCCCGACCATGGCCTCTCCCAACGGCAGTGGGCGCAGATTCCGCCGCGGCAACTTCGGCTCGACGAGTTGGTCACCACCACCACGGTGCTGGCGCTGGATCGATTGCTGTCGGAGGACTCGACGTTCTACGGCGACCTCTTTCCGCACGCGGTGAGATGGAAGGGAATCGTCTATCTGGAGGACGGACTGCATCGCGCAGTGCGCGCGGCGCTGCGCAACCGGACGGTGCTACACGCTCGCGTGTTCGACATGGACATGCCGCTTGCGCAGCAGACTTAG
- the hemW gene encoding radical SAM family heme chaperone HemW produces the protein MTVRTAPVELPVLASVPGRPFGVYVHVPFCATRCGYCDFNTYTPGELGGANPDGWLEALRAELGLAASRVGAPAVDTVFVGGGTPSMLGGDGLAAVLDAIRAHFTLAPGAEVTTEANPESTSPAFFEQLRTAGFTRVSLGMQSVVPRVLAVLDRVHSPGRALDAAREARQAGFDHLNLDLIYGTPGESDDDLCRSADAVIEAGVDHVSAYALVVEDGTALARRVRRGEIAAPDNDVLAQRYELLDARLSAAGFDWYEVSNWSRPGGECRHNIGYWNGGEWWGAGPGAHGYVGATRWWNVKHPNAYAQSLADGLLPVADFEQLDAATAHVEDVMLRLRLNDGLPMSVLGDGERARAATVIDDGLVTVRADRLVLTDRGRLLADAVVRTLLG, from the coding sequence ATGACCGTCCGAACGGCTCCGGTGGAGCTGCCCGTGCTGGCCAGCGTGCCGGGCAGGCCGTTCGGCGTCTATGTTCACGTGCCGTTCTGCGCGACCCGCTGCGGCTACTGCGACTTCAATACCTACACACCCGGTGAGCTGGGGGGCGCGAACCCCGATGGCTGGCTGGAGGCGTTGCGGGCCGAACTCGGCCTGGCGGCGTCGCGTGTCGGTGCGCCCGCGGTGGACACCGTGTTCGTCGGCGGCGGGACGCCCTCGATGCTGGGCGGCGACGGGTTGGCTGCTGTGCTCGATGCGATTCGCGCACACTTCACGCTGGCTCCCGGCGCGGAGGTGACGACCGAGGCGAATCCGGAGTCCACTTCGCCTGCATTTTTCGAGCAGCTGCGCACGGCGGGCTTCACCCGGGTGTCGCTAGGCATGCAGTCCGTCGTCCCGCGTGTGTTGGCGGTGCTCGACCGGGTGCATTCGCCGGGCCGGGCGCTAGACGCCGCCCGCGAAGCCCGCCAAGCCGGCTTCGACCACCTCAACCTTGACCTCATCTATGGCACGCCCGGGGAGTCCGACGACGACCTGTGCCGCTCGGCCGATGCGGTGATCGAGGCGGGCGTCGACCACGTGTCGGCCTACGCGCTGGTTGTCGAAGACGGCACGGCGTTGGCGCGTCGGGTGCGTCGCGGCGAAATCGCGGCGCCCGACAACGATGTGCTCGCCCAGCGCTACGAGTTGCTCGATGCCCGGCTGTCGGCGGCAGGCTTCGATTGGTACGAGGTCTCCAACTGGAGCAGGCCCGGCGGCGAATGCCGACACAACATCGGCTATTGGAACGGCGGCGAATGGTGGGGCGCCGGGCCGGGCGCGCATGGTTATGTCGGCGCCACTCGGTGGTGGAATGTCAAGCACCCCAACGCTTATGCGCAGTCCTTGGCCGACGGCCTGTTGCCGGTGGCCGATTTCGAACAGCTCGATGCCGCCACCGCGCATGTCGAGGACGTGATGCTGCGGCTGCGGCTGAACGACGGCCTACCGATGTCCGTATTGGGCGACGGCGAGCGGGCCCGCGCCGCGACCGTGATCGACGACGGCCTCGTGACAGTGCGCGCCGATCGGCTGGTGCTCACTGACCGCGGGCGCCTGCTGGCCGACGCGGTGGTTCGCACGCTGCTTGGCTAG
- the dnaJ gene encoding molecular chaperone DnaJ, with amino-acid sequence MARDYYGLLGVSRGASDSEIKRAYRKLARELHPDVNPDEEAQAKFKEISVAYEVLSDPEKRRIVDLGGDPLENAAAAGNGFGGFGGLGDVFEAFFGGGTTSRGPIGRVRPGSDSLLRMRLDLEECATGVTKQVTVDTAVLCDSCQGKGTHGNSTPVACDTCGGRGEIQTVQRSLLGQVMTSRPCPVCGGVGEVIPDPCHRCGGDGRIRARRDISVKIPAGVGDGMRVRLAAQGEVGPGGGPAGDLYVEVHEKQHEVFVRDGDDLHCTISVPMVDAALGTTVTIDAIIDGPTELTIPAGTQPGSVTTLRGHGMPHLRSGVRGDLHAHVEVVVPSRLDHEDIELLHKLKEKRVRDVAEVRSSQSASAGSGFFSRLRETFTGR; translated from the coding sequence GTGGCACGCGATTACTACGGGCTGCTCGGGGTGAGCAGGGGGGCGAGCGATTCGGAGATCAAGCGCGCCTATCGGAAGCTCGCCCGTGAACTGCATCCCGACGTCAACCCCGACGAAGAGGCCCAGGCCAAGTTCAAGGAGATCAGCGTCGCCTACGAGGTGCTGAGCGACCCGGAGAAGCGTCGCATCGTCGACCTCGGCGGCGACCCGCTGGAGAACGCAGCCGCTGCCGGTAACGGCTTCGGCGGCTTCGGCGGGCTGGGCGATGTGTTCGAGGCCTTCTTCGGCGGCGGCACCACCTCCCGCGGCCCGATCGGGCGGGTCCGCCCAGGTTCGGACTCACTGCTGCGGATGCGGCTTGACCTTGAAGAATGCGCCACCGGAGTGACCAAGCAGGTGACTGTCGACACCGCGGTGCTGTGCGATTCGTGCCAGGGCAAGGGCACCCACGGCAACTCGACGCCCGTGGCCTGCGACACCTGCGGCGGGCGCGGCGAGATCCAAACCGTCCAGCGGTCGCTGCTCGGCCAGGTGATGACGTCGCGGCCCTGCCCGGTGTGCGGAGGGGTCGGCGAGGTCATCCCCGACCCGTGTCACCGGTGTGGCGGCGACGGCCGGATCCGGGCGCGACGGGACATCAGCGTGAAGATCCCTGCCGGGGTCGGTGACGGGATGCGCGTGCGGCTGGCCGCCCAGGGCGAGGTCGGTCCCGGCGGCGGACCCGCAGGCGACTTGTATGTCGAGGTCCACGAGAAGCAGCACGAGGTCTTCGTGCGCGACGGCGACGACCTGCACTGCACGATCTCGGTGCCGATGGTCGACGCAGCGCTGGGCACCACGGTCACCATCGACGCGATCATCGACGGCCCGACCGAGCTCACCATTCCGGCGGGCACCCAGCCCGGGTCGGTGACCACGCTGCGCGGGCACGGCATGCCGCATCTGCGCTCGGGCGTGCGCGGCGACCTGCACGCCCACGTCGAGGTCGTGGTGCCGTCGCGGCTGGACCACGAGGACATCGAACTGCTGCACAAGCTGAAGGAGAAACGCGTACGCGACGTGGCCGAGGTCCGCTCCAGCCAGAGCGCCTCGGCGGGCAGCGGGTTCTTCAGCCGGTTGCGCGAAACCTTCACTGGCCGTTAG
- a CDS encoding phosphoadenylyl-sulfate reductase, whose product MTDLVNPTDLQQLAERAAAELEGASALDLLRWTDENFGGNYVVASNMQDAVLVDLASKVRPGVDVLFLDTGYHFVETIGTRDAVEAVYDINVVNVTPENSVEKQDRLFGKDLFAREPNECCRMRKVEPLSAALRGYTAWVTGIRRVEAPTRANAPFISWDKAFGLVKINPIAAWTDEDMQAYIDDNDVLVNPLVFEGYPSIGCAPCTAKPIEGQDPRSGRWAGQSKTECGLHAS is encoded by the coding sequence ATGACTGACCTTGTAAATCCAACAGACCTACAGCAGCTGGCCGAGCGGGCCGCGGCGGAGTTGGAAGGCGCGAGCGCGCTGGATCTACTGCGCTGGACCGACGAGAACTTCGGCGGCAATTACGTCGTGGCGTCCAACATGCAGGATGCGGTGCTCGTCGATCTGGCGTCGAAGGTACGGCCCGGTGTGGACGTGTTGTTCCTGGACACCGGCTACCACTTCGTCGAGACGATCGGCACGCGTGACGCGGTCGAGGCGGTGTACGACATCAACGTCGTCAACGTCACGCCGGAGAACAGCGTCGAAAAGCAGGACCGGCTGTTCGGCAAGGACCTGTTCGCCCGCGAGCCGAACGAATGCTGCCGGATGCGCAAGGTCGAGCCGCTGTCGGCGGCGCTGCGCGGCTACACCGCGTGGGTGACGGGCATCCGTCGCGTCGAGGCGCCGACGCGTGCCAACGCGCCGTTCATCAGCTGGGACAAGGCTTTTGGGCTGGTGAAGATCAACCCGATCGCGGCGTGGACCGATGAGGACATGCAGGCCTACATCGACGACAACGACGTATTGGTGAATCCGCTTGTGTTCGAAGGCTATCCGTCGATCGGCTGCGCTCCGTGCACGGCGAAGCCCATCGAGGGACAGGATCCGCGCAGCGGCCGGTGGGCCGGCCAGTCCAAGACGGAATGCGGTCTGCACGCGTCGTGA
- the hrcA gene encoding heat-inducible transcriptional repressor HrcA produces the protein MGSAEDRRFEVLRAIVADFVSTKEPIGSKTLVERHNLGVSSATVRNDMAVLEAEGYIAQPHTSSGRVPTEKGYREFVDRLDDVKPLSASERRAILTFLESGVDLDDVLRRAVRLLAQLTRQVAIVQYPTLSTSSVRRLEVVALTPARLLLVVITDSGRIDQRIVELGDAIDEHELSQLRDRLGQAMEGKPLAAASVAVSDLASHLNGSGGLADAVGRAATVLVETLVEHSEERLVLGGTANLAQNTADFGGSLRSVMEALEEQVVVLRLLAAQQEAGKVTVRIGHETEAEQMAGTSVVSTTYGSSGKVYGGMGVLGPTRMDYPGTIANVAAVALYIGEVLGSR, from the coding sequence TTGGGTAGCGCCGAAGACCGTCGCTTCGAGGTGCTGCGTGCCATCGTCGCCGACTTCGTATCCACCAAGGAGCCGATCGGTTCGAAGACGCTCGTCGAACGGCACAATCTCGGCGTCTCCAGCGCCACCGTCCGCAACGACATGGCCGTCCTGGAGGCCGAGGGCTACATCGCCCAGCCGCACACCAGCTCGGGTCGAGTGCCCACCGAGAAGGGCTATCGCGAGTTCGTCGACCGGCTCGACGATGTCAAGCCGCTGTCGGCCTCCGAGCGCCGCGCGATCCTGACCTTCCTCGAATCCGGCGTTGACCTCGACGACGTGCTGCGCCGCGCCGTTCGGCTGTTGGCCCAGCTCACCCGCCAGGTCGCGATCGTGCAATACCCCACGCTGTCCACCTCGAGCGTGCGGCGCCTCGAGGTCGTCGCCCTGACGCCCGCCCGGCTTCTGCTGGTCGTGATCACCGACTCCGGCCGCATCGACCAGCGAATCGTCGAGCTCGGCGACGCGATCGACGAACACGAGTTGTCCCAGCTGCGCGACCGGCTCGGTCAGGCGATGGAGGGCAAGCCGCTGGCGGCCGCCTCGGTCGCGGTGTCCGACCTGGCGTCGCACCTCAACGGCAGCGGCGGGCTCGCCGACGCGGTCGGCCGGGCGGCCACCGTGCTGGTGGAGACGTTGGTCGAGCACAGCGAGGAACGGCTGGTCCTCGGCGGCACCGCCAACCTCGCGCAGAACACCGCGGACTTCGGCGGTTCACTGCGCTCGGTGATGGAGGCGCTCGAAGAGCAGGTGGTCGTGCTGCGACTGCTGGCCGCTCAGCAGGAGGCCGGAAAGGTCACCGTGCGGATCGGGCACGAGACCGAGGCCGAGCAGATGGCGGGCACGTCGGTGGTTAGCACCACCTACGGCAGTTCGGGCAAGGTGTACGGCGGCATGGGGGTGTTGGGACCCACGCGGATGGACTATCCGGGAACTATCGCTAATGTCGCTGCGGTTGCTCTCTATATAGGCGAAGTCTTAGGCAGCCGCTAG
- a CDS encoding anti-sigma factor family protein, with amino-acid sequence MNDDDIAEWDAAYVLGALSLDERRTYESYLAANPARAAELTEFAGLPGILNALSRDEAVALTDLAGAPPAEQRPDNIASLAHAAAQRQQRSRRMWLATAVTSAAALLIAGGIVGATVFPNSAAPTQTVAMQAMQPTPRGGLTAELAVTEKKWGTELNWACQYTKDWSRNVASYDIVVTTHDGAQKTVGSWQPAGDEATGLSAATSIPTKQIRTVDIRVSGSNEPLAITTLR; translated from the coding sequence ATGAATGATGACGACATTGCTGAATGGGACGCCGCCTACGTGCTCGGCGCGCTGAGCCTTGATGAGCGGCGGACGTATGAGAGCTACCTCGCGGCCAACCCCGCGCGGGCAGCGGAGCTCACCGAATTCGCCGGGTTGCCAGGCATTCTCAACGCGTTGAGCCGTGACGAAGCGGTCGCGTTGACCGACCTTGCCGGTGCCCCGCCCGCAGAGCAGCGACCCGACAACATCGCGTCGCTCGCGCACGCGGCAGCCCAGCGGCAGCAGCGCTCGCGGCGCATGTGGCTCGCGACCGCGGTCACATCGGCGGCCGCACTGCTGATCGCCGGCGGCATCGTGGGGGCGACGGTCTTCCCGAATTCTGCGGCGCCGACGCAGACGGTCGCGATGCAGGCAATGCAGCCGACGCCGCGCGGTGGGCTCACCGCCGAGCTCGCCGTCACCGAGAAGAAGTGGGGCACCGAGCTGAATTGGGCGTGCCAGTACACCAAGGACTGGTCACGCAACGTCGCCAGTTACGACATCGTCGTGACGACACACGACGGCGCGCAGAAGACGGTGGGCTCATGGCAGCCCGCCGGAGATGAGGCGACGGGGCTGTCGGCCGCGACGAGCATTCCCACCAAACAGATTCGGACGGTCGACATCCGGGTGTCCGGCAGCAACGAGCCGCTGGCGATCACGACATTGCGCTAG
- a CDS encoding nitrite/sulfite reductase, which translates to MTTAKPVKRPRGEGQWKLGYREPLNANEQFKKDDDALNVRARIVDIYSKQGFDSIDKQDLRGRMRWMGLYTQREQGYDGTWTGDENADILEAKYFMMRVRCDGGALTNAALRTIGEISTEFARDTADISDRENVQYHWIRIEDVPQIWERLAAVGLQTTEACGDCPRVVLGGPLNGESVDEVLDPSWAVDEIVRRYIGNPSFSNLPRKYKTAISGLQDVAHEVNDIAFIGVNHPEHGPGLDIWVGGGLSTNPMLAQRLGAWVPLDEVPDVWEAVTSVFRDYGYRRLRSKARLKFLIKDWGVEKFRQVVEDEYLGRKLIDGPAPEPLKHPIDHVGVQRQKNGLNAVGVAPIAGRVSGTILTKVADLAEAAGSDRIRLTPYQKLVILDVPDDKLDALVAGLDALGLPSRPSGWRKNLMACTGIEYCKLSFAETRNRAQVLVPELEKRLEDINAQLDVPITVNINGCPNSCARIQVADIGFKGQMIDDGDGPVEGFQVHLGGSLGLDSGFGRKLRQHKVLSTELGDYIDRVVRNFVKQREQGERFATWAVRADEADLR; encoded by the coding sequence ATGACCACCGCCAAGCCCGTCAAACGCCCACGTGGCGAGGGCCAATGGAAACTCGGCTATCGCGAACCGCTCAACGCCAACGAGCAATTCAAAAAGGATGACGACGCGCTGAACGTGCGCGCCCGCATCGTCGACATCTACTCCAAGCAGGGCTTCGACAGCATCGACAAGCAGGATCTGCGCGGCCGGATGCGCTGGATGGGCCTGTACACGCAGCGCGAGCAGGGCTACGACGGCACCTGGACCGGCGACGAGAACGCCGACATCCTCGAGGCGAAGTACTTCATGATGCGGGTGCGCTGCGACGGCGGCGCGCTGACCAACGCCGCGCTGCGCACCATCGGCGAGATCTCCACCGAGTTCGCCCGTGACACCGCCGACATCAGCGACCGCGAGAACGTCCAATACCACTGGATCCGCATAGAAGACGTGCCGCAGATCTGGGAGCGGCTGGCCGCTGTCGGCCTGCAGACCACCGAGGCGTGCGGCGACTGCCCGCGCGTGGTGCTGGGTGGCCCACTGAACGGGGAGTCCGTCGACGAAGTGCTCGACCCGAGCTGGGCGGTGGACGAGATCGTCCGCCGTTACATCGGCAACCCCTCGTTCTCCAATCTGCCGCGTAAGTACAAGACCGCTATCTCGGGCTTGCAGGACGTCGCCCACGAGGTCAACGACATCGCGTTCATCGGCGTCAACCATCCCGAGCACGGGCCGGGCCTGGACATCTGGGTCGGTGGCGGGCTGTCCACCAACCCGATGCTGGCGCAGCGCCTCGGCGCGTGGGTGCCGCTCGACGAGGTGCCCGACGTGTGGGAGGCCGTCACGTCGGTGTTCCGCGACTACGGCTACCGCCGGTTGCGCAGCAAGGCGCGGCTGAAGTTCCTGATCAAAGACTGGGGCGTGGAGAAGTTCCGCCAGGTGGTCGAGGACGAGTACCTGGGCCGCAAGCTGATCGACGGCCCCGCGCCCGAACCGCTGAAGCACCCGATCGACCACGTCGGCGTGCAGAGGCAGAAGAACGGCCTGAACGCCGTCGGCGTCGCGCCGATCGCGGGTCGAGTGTCCGGCACCATCCTGACCAAGGTGGCCGACCTTGCCGAGGCGGCAGGTTCGGACCGGATCCGGCTCACGCCGTATCAGAAGCTGGTCATCCTCGATGTCCCGGACGACAAGCTCGACGCACTGGTCGCGGGGCTGGACGCGCTCGGGCTGCCGTCGCGGCCGTCGGGGTGGCGCAAGAACTTGATGGCCTGCACCGGTATCGAGTACTGCAAGCTGTCGTTCGCCGAGACCCGCAATCGGGCTCAGGTGCTGGTGCCCGAGCTGGAGAAGCGGCTCGAGGACATCAACGCCCAGCTCGACGTGCCGATCACGGTCAACATCAACGGCTGCCCGAACTCGTGCGCCCGCATCCAGGTCGCCGATATCGGGTTCAAGGGCCAGATGATCGACGACGGCGACGGGCCAGTCGAGGGTTTCCAGGTGCATCTGGGCGGCAGCCTGGGCCTGGACAGCGGTTTCGGCCGAAAATTGCGCCAGCACAAGGTGCTGTCCACCGAGCTCGGTGACTACATCGACAGGGTGGTTCGCAATTTCGTGAAACAACGCGAGCAGGGTGAGCGTTTCGCTACGTGGGCAGTACGAGCAGACGAGGCGGATTTGCGATGA
- a CDS encoding sirohydrochlorin chelatase: MRSARVVTTLVLTAHGSADPRSAASAHEVARTIRRMRRDVDVQVAFCEQNFPNLRDVLSAAGCNAVVVPLLLADAYHARVDIPALIAQSGMGARQAGVLGEDDRLIAVLRQRLTHAGVSPLDPDVGVLVTAVGSSRPQANARTAMVAEYLGQHTQWLTTTAFATGPRPALAEAADALRSRGAARLIIAPWFLAHGRITDRIAAFARAQGIPMAAPLGPHRLVADTVLDRFDQALEDRAAA, from the coding sequence ATGCGGTCTGCACGCGTCGTGACGACTCTTGTTCTTACAGCGCACGGCAGTGCCGATCCGCGATCGGCGGCATCGGCGCATGAGGTGGCGCGCACCATCCGCAGGATGCGACGCGATGTCGACGTGCAGGTGGCGTTCTGCGAGCAGAACTTCCCCAACCTGCGGGACGTGTTGTCCGCCGCCGGATGCAATGCTGTCGTGGTGCCGCTGTTGCTCGCCGATGCGTACCACGCGCGCGTCGACATCCCGGCGCTGATTGCGCAGTCTGGGATGGGCGCGCGGCAGGCCGGCGTGCTCGGCGAGGACGACCGACTCATCGCGGTGCTTCGGCAGCGGCTGACTCACGCGGGCGTGTCCCCACTCGACCCCGACGTGGGCGTGCTCGTCACTGCCGTCGGTTCCTCACGCCCCCAAGCCAATGCGCGCACCGCGATGGTGGCAGAGTACCTCGGGCAGCACACCCAGTGGCTGACGACGACGGCGTTCGCGACGGGACCGCGTCCGGCTCTTGCGGAGGCCGCCGATGCCCTGCGTAGCCGCGGCGCCGCGCGGCTGATCATCGCGCCGTGGTTCCTGGCTCACGGCCGGATCACCGACCGCATCGCCGCATTCGCGCGTGCCCAAGGGATTCCGATGGCCGCACCGCTCGGCCCACACCGCCTGGTGGCGGACACGGTCTTGGACCGCTTCGACCAGGCTCTCGAGGACCGCGCCGCGGCCTGA